The DNA sequence TCTTTTCCACGATCAGGAAACACCTTTTTTCGCAATGTGCTTTATGAAGTGTATGGGATATCGTCTAGTACCTATCACCAGGATTCAACTCGTCCATTGGAGGAAGGTTTTGCCAGTTTTCCCGTAGTGAAAACCCATTTACTACCTGATCAATTACCGCCAAATTTGCGGAATTGCAAGTCGGTATATATCGTTCGTGATGGGAGAGATGCCCTTGTTTCGATTGCCCATCATCGCAAAGATATCGTAACTCCTGGGAGCGATTATTTTAACAATCTCCTCTTGGCTATTTTAGCACTAAATGATAGCTATTTTGGTGGTTGGTCAGCGAATGTTGAAGCCTGGACATCAAAAGCGGATATCATTATAAAATTTGAAGATTTAATCAAGAATCCTATTGGTGAAATCAGCAAATTAAGTGCGATCATTGACCTACCTGCACCTGATCTGAGTAGGTTACCAAGCTTCGAAACACTTAAATTTGGCAATCCTCAATACGGAGCTGGAGGAGAAGATGTTAAGAAAGAAAAGTTAGCTGAAAAGCATTTCAGAAAAGGTAAAGTCGCTGGTTATAAAACAGAAATGCCCGTTGATTTACAACAACTTTTTTGGGATTTGCATGGAGCCACAATGCTAAGTCAAGGCTATCAAGATGATCAATTGAAAGCTTCTAGTGTTAAGCCAGAAAAAAAAATCCTCCTAGAAGTATCCAAAGCTTTTTCAAACGACAACGATGGTGTTAAGCGATACTTAACAGAATTAATTGAGCACTTAATCCAATTCTCTACCATTAGACGAGATATTCATATTGACTTATTCTTCAATAATACTATTTGGCCAATAAATTCTTCTATAACAAGTACTTATCTTAAAAAATACGCAATAACTGAAAGCCATGAACAGGAACACCCTTTAGCACAGGTTGTAAAAGTTGCTGACCAACAAAAAGAAGCGTTACAAGGCACTCATCTATATGAAAATCGGCTTTTAGCACTAAAAGCATATATCAAAGCGAAGCTTCCAACTAACATTTATGATTTCTTTAGTAGGTTATACAGAAAAGGCCCGTTTCGCCGATTCCTGAATTATCTGCACCGAAAAACAACAGCCAGGAAATCAGTTAAAGCCTTTAGAAAACTTCAAAAAAACATTGACAGTTATGACCTTGTCCATCTTCCTCTTCCTCAAAACATGCATTTGATACAACACGCAAATACAAAGTTTTTAGTAACTGCACACGATTTCACTCATCATCTTTTTCCAGCGTATCATACCGAAAACAATATTGTACATTCAGAGGAAGGAATACAATGCGCACTAGCGAAGAATGCTGATTTTATTGCCATTTCAAAGGCTACCGCCAGGGATCTTTCCCTTCTTTATCGAGTTCCCAGAGAAAAAATAAAAGTCATATACGAAGGTGCTAATGGTGCGTTTTCCAGGGAGAGTATAGGTAAAGAGAATGAAGCAAGAATTCTCGAAAAATACAAGGTCAATGATGGGACACCATATTTTATGACCTTATCAACAATAGAACCTCGAAAAAATTTAAAGGGTGTAATCGCTGCTTTTCTTCAACTGAAAGAAGAGCAAGGCTTTAATCAAAAGCTCAGCTTACTCATCGGGGGGAAAAAAGGATGGAAATACCATGACTTGGAAAAATCGGAAGAAGATTTAAAGAAACAAAATGTATATTTTACTGGATTCATTCCGGATAGTGAGCTTCCAGTTTTATATAATAATGCAATAGCTTTGTGCTATTTATCTCATTACGAAGGGTTTGGCTTGCCATTATTAGAGGCTATGCAATCAGGAACTACCGTAATATTTGGCAGTAATAGTTCTATGCCTGAGGTAGTAGGAGAGGGTGGCTTAGGAGTCAATACCAAGGATGTATCGGCAATTGCCAAAGCGATGAAGCAGTTACTCCTAGATCCGGAAATGAGGTTATCATTAGTTGAAAAAGCACGAATTCAATCTTACAAATTTTCATGGTTGAAAGCCGCCTTCGAAACGATCAATTATTATGAAAAACTGATTAGTAATAATAAACCATGAGGACTTGAGTAACAACAAGCGAATCGCAATCTTAGCTGACCCCTTAGATAATCAATCTGCCGGTGTACATGTATTCACTAAAGAATTAATTAATGCTTTAATCAACATGGGCAAAGCGGATCAACTGCTACTCATTCGAGAAAAGTACGATCCTGACTTAAACATAGAACAAATTGTTGTTCCAAATATTCATCTACCTATTGGCTTTGCTTCTTTACGGCTGTTCTTTATTATCCCTTGGATACTCAGCAATAGGGGAGTGGCCGCTGTTTTTGAACCCGCCCACTTTGGTCCTTTTAATCTCCCACATAGCATAAAACGGATGACGATGATCCACGATCTTACGCCCTTGATTTTTCCGCATCATCATCGATGGCACAGCCAGTTGTTGCAAAAGATTTTCTTGAAAGGTATTCTGCGCAGAACGGATTGGGTGTTTACCAATTCCAAGCATACAAGCAAGGATGTTGAGCAATTTTTTCCCTTTACGGAAAACAAAATTAAACACTTGTACCTGGGTAAGCATTCTGTATTTCAGCCCACAAAAAATCCTGCTCGTTTAAAAGAGCTTGGGATCAATGTGCCTTATTTTATTTACGTAGGCACAATTGAACCGCGAAAAAACCTAGTGCTACTTCTGAATGCATTTGCTACATTTTGTTTAGAGAATAAAGATCAGGAAATAGCACTCATTATGGTCGGACAAATGGGCTGGAAATCTACTCGTTTTGAAGAAGCCTTCGCAGCACATCCGTACCGCGAAAAAATCAAATTGTTAGGCTTTGTCGATTTTTCAGATTTGCCGATTTTGTACACGCACGCTACAGCGCTTATTTATCCATCCATGTATGAAGGTTTTGGCTTGCCCATTATCGAGGCCTTAGCTTGTGGGACAGACGTCATCACCGCAAATAATTCCAGTTTAACCGAAATAGGAGAGGGAGCCGCATTTTTCTTTGAGACCGATGATACTGCATCATTGGTAGCATGCATGGAGGAAGTTTTCTTCAGCAAGGAAAACAGGAGCTTGAAAAATCAGCTCCACGCTGAAAAATTTTCCTGGGCTCAGTGTGCACTCGATTTTTGGCAGAAAGTAGAAGAAGTAATAAAATAGGCCTTTTTTTAAACTCTACTTAACATAATATAAATTATAGGCATTAATTTAGGCCATTTTTTCAGCTCTTATTTAAACGTTCTATATAGATTGGCTATCTAAGGGCGGATTATTCACTAAATAAAACAACATGAAATCCTATTTCTCCAGCAGCCTGCTGATTATCTGTGCATTTTTCTTTCTGAACAAAATTTCGGCCCACAGCGTATCCAGCGACGCTGTGCTAGAAAATCCTCCTCGTTGGGAAAAACTTGGCCAGCGACGCGTCAACTACGGCTTAGATCGTGATGAGATTCTGGTGACGGCCCGTGAAGGAACTTTTACGGCTTTACGTTTACACGCCGAATTAGCGCCCATGAATTTCCACCGCTGCGTCGTGCATTTTGCCAATGGCAGCACACAGACCTTCCAAATCAGCGAAACCGTCCGCGCTGGACAAACGACCCGATTACTTGACCTCACTGGCAACAACCGCATCATCACCAAAGTCGTTTTCTGGTACGACACTAAGAATCGCGCAAATCGTCGCGGCCGTGTTGAACTCTGGGGACGGCACTGATAAAACAAAATGTTTTTTATTGCAAAAACAGCCTGAAGCGACTACTTTAGGCTGTTTTTACTTTATTACTCCCCTACCCTTACCCTTTAGTAGACCAAACCTTGGAGCGTAAATGCCTGATTTTATTGCTTCAACACCTTGGTAACATACGCACCATCAACCGCAATAAGCTGTAAGTAATACACGCCAACGGGTAACGCGCCCAGGTCCAATTCCTGGCCAGGTGAACGGTAGCTGGCGACCTGCTGCCCTTGAGCATTGAATACCTCTACTCGTTCGGCAGTGATATTGCGGAGCTGAAGTCGCCCATTGGTAGGATTGGGAAATAGCTCAATATTGGTTGCCGAGATTTCCGTAGCCGGTACAATGCAAGCCGCTTCTACCTGGGCCCGGATCTGGCAACCCGGGGCATTGCTAAGAAAGGAAGTATCGTTTGTGGCTACCGCTAAGTAATCGCAAATACTCTGGACGGCACAGTCCGAAAGCTGGCCGTTGAAGACAATTTCCAGAAAAGTAATGGTATTGGCAGTAATGTTTTCCAGCCCGCTTACGTCTGTGAGGGTTTCATTGCTAAACAGGCTTAATTCTCCGCCCAGCGTTGTGATGCCCGATAGCCCATTCAGATTGGTCAGGACCGCGTTGTTGAAGAGCTTCAGGTTTAGACCTACAGTGGTAATATGCTCCAGACCACTCAAATCGGTTAAGGCATCATTTAACCCGATATAGAGGTTCGAACCTACCGAGGTGATACCAGACAGGCCCGTTAAATCGGTTAAATTATCGTTGGAGCTAATTTCCAAACTTTGGCCCACGGAACTGATACCCTCCAGACCATTCAAGGCAGATAAAGAAGTGTTGTTATTAATGCGCAGGTCCTCTCCCACTGCCGTAATAGAAGACAAACCACTTAAGTTCGTCAGCGATGGATTGGAGAAAATTAGCAAGTCTCCTGGTAGGAAATCAATAGCAAATGGACCCGTAATTTCCGTTAAGAGATCATTCTCCGTAATCTTCAAATCTTCACCGATATAAGTTACGCCAGCAATGCCGCTGACATCCGTAAGCATAGCGTTGGTCGAAATATCCAGATTACCAGCTACCGAATCTACAGCGGATAGTCCGTGCACATTGGTTAAGGCTGCATTCAAGTTGATCCCCAGATTGTCACCAACTACCGTGACATTTGCTAGTCCATCCAAATTCGTGAGGGCGGCATTACTGGTAATAAACAGATTCCCCCCGACAGCAGTTAGATTAGACAGCCCGTCCAGATTTGTTAAGGCCTCATTGTAGCCAATCCTCAAGTCTCCAGCCAGGGTGTTAATGCCGGATAAAGCATCTACATTTGCTAAGACAGCGTTACCCTCAATCCGTATCCAACCACTTACGGATTGGATACCCGCTAAACCTTCTAAATTCGCCAGGCCTGATGTCAGGAAAATATGCAAGTCACCATCTACAGCAGTGATGGCCGATAATCCAATGAGGTCGGTAACGTCCGATGATCCAGAATTGGGGCCTATCTGTAGGTCACCGTTGATCGTTGTACAGTTGGGATAAGTAGCTACGAAGGCATCTACTTCCGCTTGAGTGGGGAGCACAACATCTCCTTCCGGACAGACAGCCGGGCAAGCCATCTCCACTTCCGTACGGGTAGCACAACCGTCGGCGTTACCCGAAATATCAGCTGGGTTCATTTCCACCCCAATATAGTTACAGATACTTTGGATGTCGCAAACGGAGAGCTGAGGGTTAGACATGATAACTAGTCCTTGTCCGGAAATACTCGTTGCATCAATATTCTCCAGGCCATTCAGGCTCGCAAGTACCGCATTGAATCTAATCGTTAGCGTTCCATTAATTGAGGTGAGATTTCCCAGGTTGGAAATACTTATCAAACCATCATTATCCATAATACTCAGTAAGCCGTCCACATCGATTACATTGTCCAACCCTTCCAGACTTGTGAGCGCATCATTGGAGGCAATACTAAGTGGTCCGGGAATAAAAGTCAAATTATTCAAACCGCTAATGTCGGCCAGGGTATTGTTTGATTCAATACTGAGCCCTCTCCCAAGGGAAAGCAGATTCGCTAAGCTGTCCAGGTTGACCAAACTGGGATTGAAAGCAATAAAGAGGCGGCCGCCAATCGTTGTCAGGTGCTGTAGGCCGTTTAAATCTGCTAAGCCATTATTGAAAAGAATGTCAAGGCCTTCGGTAATACTCGTTAGGCTGCTTAGGCCGGAAATGTCGGCAATGTCCGTACTTGCTTCATAACTTCCAATCTGCAAATTACCGGCAATCTCGGTGCAATCTGGAAAGGTTGCCACATAAGCATCTACCTCAGCCTGACTGCTGAGGACAACATCTCCGTCGGGGCATTGCGCGTGGAGACTTAATAAAGCAAGAGCAATTAGTAGCGTCAAGTAATACTTCATTCTATTATTTACTTTTTCTGAATACTTTATTGACCTACTAATGATATAGTAACCAAATGGTACTAACTTTTCTCCAAAATCATCGCATACCCCTGCCCCACTCCAATACACATCGTCACCAGGGCGTACTTTCCATTTGTTTTATGCAACTCCAAGGCGGCAGTGTGCGCAATCCTGGTGCCCGAAACGCCCAGCGGATGACCAATAGCGATGGCACCGCCATTGGGGTTGATGCGTGGATCGTCATCTTGCAAGCCTAGTTCACGAATACAGGCCAAACTTTGTGCGGCAAAAGCTTCGTTGAGCTCTATGATGTCCATATCCGCTAGTGTTAAGCCAGCGCGTTGGAGGGCTTTCTGGCTCGCTTTTACCGGACCAATCCCCATTATACGCGGCTCTACACCAACGACCGCAGAGGTAACGATTCTTGCCAGAGGCTGTAAATTGTACTCCTTAACCGCTTTTGCGGAAGCTACCAATACGGCGGCTGCACCATCGTTCAAACCAGAAGCATTGCCCGCCGTAACGGTGCCCCCCGTTTTCCGGAAAGCCGGACGAAGCTTTGCCAAAATGTCGATGGTGGTATCTGCACGAATAAATTCATCCTGATCGAATACCAGGTCATCCTGTTTGCGGCGTGGAATATGCACCGGTACGATCTCTTCTGCCAAGCGCCCAGCTGCTTGCGCACGAGCAGCTTTTTGCTGAGAGTTGTAGGCAAACAGGTCTTGATCTTCCCGGCTAATATTGTACATATCCGCCAGGTTTTCGGCGGTTACGCCCATGCCATCAGTGCCGTACAGCTCTTGCATTTTGGGGTTGATAAAACGCCAACCAAAACTGCTGTCAAACATCTGAGCATCCCGCCCAAAAGGCTTGGATGTTTTAGAAATCACCCAAGGTCCACGGGTCATGTGTTCCACCCCGCCCGCAATAATGAGGTCCCCCTCCCCTGCTTTGATGGCCCTATTGGCGTGTGAAATAGCTGACAGTCCAGAAGAACAAAGACGGTTGACAGTCTCACCGGGAACATCATAAGGCAAACCTGCCAGCAAGAGACACA is a window from the Lewinella sp. LCG006 genome containing:
- a CDS encoding T9SS type A sorting domain-containing protein, which produces MKYYLTLLIALALLSLHAQCPDGDVVLSSQAEVDAYVATFPDCTEIAGNLQIGSYEASTDIADISGLSSLTSITEGLDILFNNGLADLNGLQHLTTIGGRLFIAFNPSLVNLDSLANLLSLGRGLSIESNNTLADISGLNNLTFIPGPLSIASNDALTSLEGLDNVIDVDGLLSIMDNDGLISISNLGNLTSINGTLTIRFNAVLASLNGLENIDATSISGQGLVIMSNPQLSVCDIQSICNYIGVEMNPADISGNADGCATRTEVEMACPAVCPEGDVVLPTQAEVDAFVATYPNCTTINGDLQIGPNSGSSDVTDLIGLSAITAVDGDLHIFLTSGLANLEGLAGIQSVSGWIRIEGNAVLANVDALSGINTLAGDLRIGYNEALTNLDGLSNLTAVGGNLFITSNAALTNLDGLANVTVVGDNLGINLNAALTNVHGLSAVDSVAGNLDISTNAMLTDVSGIAGVTYIGEDLKITENDLLTEITGPFAIDFLPGDLLIFSNPSLTNLSGLSSITAVGEDLRINNNTSLSALNGLEGISSVGQSLEISSNDNLTDLTGLSGITSVGSNLYIGLNDALTDLSGLEHITTVGLNLKLFNNAVLTNLNGLSGITTLGGELSLFSNETLTDVSGLENITANTITFLEIVFNGQLSDCAVQSICDYLAVATNDTSFLSNAPGCQIRAQVEAACIVPATEISATNIELFPNPTNGRLQLRNITAERVEVFNAQGQQVASYRSPGQELDLGALPVGVYYLQLIAVDGAYVTKVLKQ
- a CDS encoding glycosyltransferase family 4 protein translates to MSNNKRIAILADPLDNQSAGVHVFTKELINALINMGKADQLLLIREKYDPDLNIEQIVVPNIHLPIGFASLRLFFIIPWILSNRGVAAVFEPAHFGPFNLPHSIKRMTMIHDLTPLIFPHHHRWHSQLLQKIFLKGILRRTDWVFTNSKHTSKDVEQFFPFTENKIKHLYLGKHSVFQPTKNPARLKELGINVPYFIYVGTIEPRKNLVLLLNAFATFCLENKDQEIALIMVGQMGWKSTRFEEAFAAHPYREKIKLLGFVDFSDLPILYTHATALIYPSMYEGFGLPIIEALACGTDVITANNSSLTEIGEGAAFFFETDDTASLVACMEEVFFSKENRSLKNQLHAEKFSWAQCALDFWQKVEEVIK
- the pcaF gene encoding 3-oxoadipyl-CoA thiolase — its product is MEAYLVAGVRTAFGKFTGTLSPVRTDDLGAIPIRELVKRFPQIPAELYDDVILGCANQAGEDNRNVARMCLLLAGLPYDVPGETVNRLCSSGLSAISHANRAIKAGEGDLIIAGGVEHMTRGPWVISKTSKPFGRDAQMFDSSFGWRFINPKMQELYGTDGMGVTAENLADMYNISREDQDLFAYNSQQKAARAQAAGRLAEEIVPVHIPRRKQDDLVFDQDEFIRADTTIDILAKLRPAFRKTGGTVTAGNASGLNDGAAAVLVASAKAVKEYNLQPLARIVTSAVVGVEPRIMGIGPVKASQKALQRAGLTLADMDIIELNEAFAAQSLACIRELGLQDDDPRINPNGGAIAIGHPLGVSGTRIAHTAALELHKTNGKYALVTMCIGVGQGYAMILEKS
- a CDS encoding glycosyltransferase, with the translated sequence MIKNYCDIPPMIWLASFPRSGNTFFRNVLYEVYGISSSTYHQDSTRPLEEGFASFPVVKTHLLPDQLPPNLRNCKSVYIVRDGRDALVSIAHHRKDIVTPGSDYFNNLLLAILALNDSYFGGWSANVEAWTSKADIIIKFEDLIKNPIGEISKLSAIIDLPAPDLSRLPSFETLKFGNPQYGAGGEDVKKEKLAEKHFRKGKVAGYKTEMPVDLQQLFWDLHGATMLSQGYQDDQLKASSVKPEKKILLEVSKAFSNDNDGVKRYLTELIEHLIQFSTIRRDIHIDLFFNNTIWPINSSITSTYLKKYAITESHEQEHPLAQVVKVADQQKEALQGTHLYENRLLALKAYIKAKLPTNIYDFFSRLYRKGPFRRFLNYLHRKTTARKSVKAFRKLQKNIDSYDLVHLPLPQNMHLIQHANTKFLVTAHDFTHHLFPAYHTENNIVHSEEGIQCALAKNADFIAISKATARDLSLLYRVPREKIKVIYEGANGAFSRESIGKENEARILEKYKVNDGTPYFMTLSTIEPRKNLKGVIAAFLQLKEEQGFNQKLSLLIGGKKGWKYHDLEKSEEDLKKQNVYFTGFIPDSELPVLYNNAIALCYLSHYEGFGLPLLEAMQSGTTVIFGSNSSMPEVVGEGGLGVNTKDVSAIAKAMKQLLLDPEMRLSLVEKARIQSYKFSWLKAAFETINYYEKLISNNKP